TTTGGAGTGTTCACTAATTCGAATACATCCAatattttgaagagaaaaattatttttattttattaatttactatttaagcagtataatttaaatttttcatttaattcaatctaatttaaaataatttagattgaattgatttttaattttaatcctacttatactaaataaaaaggaagatatgcaataaaaataatttaaaatatcaaatattttatttatatgtcattatataattaaccataaaatatttatatatcttaactcaaataattagtataagtatctttatttaaatatatttttcaaaaatagatataagtttctaataattttataaatatttaagaaataaaaaataaataatattataaatttatgaataaaaatatatatatatatacataaattcgatttgaatcaatttttaaaattaaatttaaaatctgattcaatctaataaaaaaattgatttttcaaaatttagatcgtttgattttttatttattcagtttttcaatttttttatcaattttttggaCTGCATCAGTTTATTACCTCTTATCGACATGCATGGCCATGGAGGGAAGAGTAATTAAGTAGGGACCTATCCATAACGGAGAATCAAATCACCCATTGAGTTTTGAATTGATCTCATAGATTTATATATCTATTACTTTTGTCCCTTCTCACATGCATCGGCCCCACCTAACTCACGAGACCCCTCTTTGATATCACACGTGAATTCTCCCTCCACGTTTCACTGTGCATGACACCTACTCATCCACTTGATCActtgcttaattttttaataacaattctAAATTCTCCGATTTCGTCCTCTCATGGTTGTTAAACTCACGATTCTAAGTAGAATCGTAAAGGTTCCGTAAACTCGACTCGTAGAATCAAATCGTAAACTCATAAGAGTTTACTCAAAAAGTAGTAACAAAATCCACTACCCATCCTTGATGAagccaaaatttcaattaacagaTAATTTGTCTATATTCGGGGGGACCACCTTAGAGTTGTCAAAATTCAACACTAAACATCGTTTCAAACTTTCAATTAACAGAGATTTCAATTAACAGATACTCCCTTAATTTACAAAAAGAACCCAAAACTCAACACTATAATGAAGCTAACAATAGCCTTGCCAGAATTTCAATTAACAGATACTTCCTTAATAAACATCGTTTCAAACTTTCTATTAACAGAGATGAATTAACAAAGaagctttgagaaagaaaacacCTTAGTGTCATGGAGCAAAGCTTGGAGCTAGGTCAGGAAATGAGGGCTTTCGACGAGTGAAggctttcaagtttcaaacaATGATGAGGACCACCATGACGCGATTAGCTCAACAGTCCAGCACGACAGCGATGACGACAACCACCACGACGCGAGTAGCTCAATGAGAGTCATTTTAGGGGGTTAGTAGCTTGAACAAGGTAGAGTAAGTGAGTAGAGAGAGTTGTGAGTGTCAATTTTTTCAGGGTTGTTGTATGACGCCGTTTCAGATTTTCATAAACTCGTGGACTCGGAGCAGACTCGCGAGTCTACCCAAACTCGTCCGAGTCTACACAAAATCGGACGAGTCTACTCTGATTTCGATTCTACTTCCGATTTAACTCGCCAACCCTCAGTAGAATCGTAAAATCGTAAGATTTTACGATTTAAATCGAGAGTTTAACAACTATGCATCCTCTTATaaattcactaattattttATGGCAAATGTTAATTACCACTATTAACAcattaattaagaaactaaaaaaattattaaaatacataaaattatattaattatgacctttttatatttttctattatttttatattaaatatattttttaaattttttaatcaatattgtaAAAGCACTAATTAATAATAGCTATTGTATTTTATGATAAGTAATAaatgtgttttatatttttaagacattaaaatatatgtatgttttattcaatacttattaaaaaataataaaaagatttataataGAGTTGAGTAGAAAGATATATATCTTACTCTTACTCGAGTTTAATATATTGTTCAGTTTATAAGAGTAGCTACTAGATACTACTAGCTAGCTATATATATCACTATGACACAACTTCACTAGTTTCTTTAGCTCTATGTTACGTTTCATTAAATTGGAAAGTATGAAATTAAGTTGAAACTGAAACTATAGCTAACGCTAGCAGTAGTGTCCACCGTACTGGCTCTGCAGGTTCATGACTGAGGCTGAGGCTGACCCCATTGCATTAAATTCAACAAGGTCTTGTTGAAAAAAAGGTCTTCTTATAGGGtcaagattattattattatctccaACACCCAAGAAGTCTCTTGTTAAACCAAGTTGATTTTTGTTATTTGAGCATAGTGAGTTTCCCACAATTGATTCTTGTTGTGTCTCTTCATCCACCGGCATCACCATGTGCTCCAAACCCTTATTGGTGCCATTCACAACCCCAAACGAGTCATTTAATAAATACCCATCACCACCACCTCCAAGGTTGTTGTTGCACCCAGCTTCCACACTCACCAACTCGTTCAGCTTCTGAACCTCAAGgttggtgttgttgttgttgttgttgtttctgtTGGTGGTACCCACGATGGAGCCAAATACGTTGTCGCTGATCCTTGTAGAACCCATTTGAACCGCTTTCTGCAACAGTGTGGTGGCTGACATGTAGTGATGATGAGGTGGGTTCTGAATACTATTACTCAAGTACAAGTTATTAGAAGAGGCTCCGCTATGCGACAAgtgttgtttgttttcttcttgttcttgcTTCAGTCCATGTGGTGGTAGCACAGACAAGTTGGCATTGCCACCTCCAAATGATGCTTCTGGGTAACGGTAATTCACAAACTGTGTCTGTGGCCCAAACATGTCCATTGTTTGTACTAGATCATGAGGCACAGAGTTTGTTCCTGAAGTGAAAGCACTCGGTTCGGTTGAGAAGTTGTCAAGAGTGTGGTGAAGTACTTGAGGATTATTGACTTGGTGGTGATCTAGCCATAGTGGTAGCCTTAGCTTTTGTTGATAATGATGATTCGCCAATAATGCTTCTGATGAGCCACCACCGAATTGATCTGATGAGTGAAACCCTGAAAAAATCTGAGGGATTCTCGAAGCTTGAGCATTGGTCAAATGATGATGGTGATCACTTCTCAAGTTGCTTAAAGCTGCTGGAATTGTTGTTACCCTCGCACTTTCTTCAGCCAAAGCGTCACAAAAAGCTCTATGCGTTATGAAGCTGTCCTTCCTGATTTGTTAGAACATGTAGATATACACACACATCAATTAAGAACCCTCGTTTATTATTCCAAACAAATATTCTCTCTCAGTTACTACTACTACTCATTTCATATGTGACATTAGTTTCTTTAAATTCCTTCATTAATTATCTGGCATGCACTAGATTTAATGAATTAACCGAATATTTAATTGCATATGTAATTACTAAGATGATGAGACATTAATTAAAGGAATTGTAGgagtattaattaaattattagtacTATATTGTATTTATGTGGAAATGCTAATTAATTAACCTGGAGAAAAGTGTGCCACAGTCACATTTGTACTCTCTAGTCCCACAAATCTTGCTATGGGCCTTCCAATCGGATTGAACAGCGTATTTCTTGGAGCACTTGTCACACTTCCACTTCTTCTCGCCATGCTTTCGGCTATAGTGCTTCTTTATCCCTGTCAAGTCCCCCAAGGCTCTTGAGGGGTCATGGTACACGCAACTCTTCTCAGGGCACACGTACACCTTCTTCCTTACTTGATCATTGTTCGTTCTCTTCTTCAGTTTCCATGGAAGGTTGTGTCCACGTCTATGCAGCTGCAAATTCTGGTCTCTCTGAAAACCCTTGTTGCAAACTTCACATAAGAAACGGTTGGTGGCCATTAGGGACTTAGGTGAAAGAGCCACCACTTCTGCATCTGGATCTGCttgtaatataatataatatatatatatatatatatatatatatatatatatatatatatatataatccatGTTAgtgatattatttatatataattaaattaactagcaattaatcaatcaaaaagatttttttcttaatgaatAAAAGAGATTAATTGAGAGAGATATATAAGAAGTGGGTTAATAATAATCACTTGCCTGGTGTTCCGGGTAGACTTCTCCTTCTCTTAGCTGGATTTGAATTAGGGTTTGGGCTTGGGGGTTGAACATGAACATGATGAACCAAGGAGGTGGCTCTAATGGTGGAGTTGGGAGGAACAGAAAAGGTTTCTTCAGACATcatttttgaagagaaaaaaaaatcgtgTGTCCTAAACTAGCTACCTGGGGCAAATTCCAAAACCAATAGTAGTTTTGAGGAAGCAGGTACTgccaaaacaaatatatataaaaccaaaaagcaGCATGTTAGAAGCTAGCCTCTATAACCGGTGCTTGTGCTGGGAAAAGAGatgataatataatatctaGGTAGATATTATTGAAAGCAAGACTACATAGATAGATGGatagtcattttcttcattccatTGATTTTCTGATCATTTGAgacatggaaaaagaaaaagaatgtgtGTCTGgggaagaaattgaaattggttTAGCTGGTGAATCGCGCGGAAAGCAAAGTCATAGTTGAGAGAGTTAAATGAAGAGAGAAgggaataataatttatcaaaaaaaatatcGATAGATCTCTTCCATTCTCTCCTTATCTAACACGGCTGCTCTGATGAGGGTCAGTCAGCCATAGACTTTGCGGaccactttctctctctctttctctttctcgcTCTATATATACTAAGTGGCAGTATAAATCAATCCAATTAAGAAACAGTTCAGATTTCAATTCTACCAAGTCAACTGAATGACCAATTAAGCTAGGTCAAAATGTCTTGTTACAACTATTATCAAATGTGTGTGTTCATTACATTCATATGTTGGGTTAAAAATGTAATACTACTAAATTTTAGTGTAaacttatttttgaaataaaaaatttcaaaaaataagttgCTTTattccaattaaatttaattttaaaaaactaagttTGAGTAAAATAAAGATTATAAAGATTGTTGGTCACATTATTAGGTTATATTTAACAATATTACTTAAAGGCTAAAaagttaactaaaaatataaaataacatatttataaaaataataaatattgaataaatattttaaagataaaaaggaataaaatattaaaaaattaaaagttaaaaattaacgttttaaaatatcattttaaataatgtttcaaaacgttaaaaactatttaaaaaatttatttacaaactaaaaatttaaataaattttttaactaataaaaaaattataaactaattaaaattatttgtcaaacataattttaaaaccaaaattaaagtcttgaatttaattcaactttaaaaattagtttatgaagTAATGATTGTTGTTCACTTAATTATTAACCAATCTAATATCTGTACCATGTACTTTTGTACGTCAAAAATggaatattttaaacaatttgtaaaattaaacatttaatttgcgaaaaaattaacaataatccaATATTAGGTAACTCAATAGGTATAATGATAATCattaaaatagattttaatatcttcttaaaatttgaaatattcatAACTTAACTGCTTAGACAATGAAAATTACTTTCACTTATGTATGCAATTTGTTATACTTGGTTCATATTATAAGGACAAACAAATGTTGGATAGCCATGTTGGTTTACGACGTCAAAAAACTAGGAATGCGGGAGGCAAAACTCCCCACGATATGATACAACAGtaataatattattgtaaaTCTGTATTGTTTTATGTTATATGGATTGATGTAATTCTATTTGTTAATCAATAATACAAACATCAGTTCTGTATTTGAGAACATAAGCACTGAACCTCGTTAATCTTGTGTACATGTGATTATTCTGTTCTTTAgaatttatattgttattaatgCCAATACTATGTCGACTATATCAATCATCTTCGATAGGAAGATGATGTGTACTTTGAATGGGAGATTGTAGAATCAGAGAGCATCCCTTTATTTTACTACAACCTAGTAGTATTACTTGTTAACAAATTTTACCTTGACAAAAAAGTTGGGACAAGGAAAACGCGAGTTAGATGGTGAGAGGAAACAGTATTAAAAAAGGGAACTTTACAGCCAGGTATGAAAATGATTATGCCATAATTGTATTAGGACCGTAATTCCACTAAAagttagagagaaaaagagggtGGTGCCGTCCGTGAGGTCTCACTGGCTGGGAGTAGGGGCCCACCTAATGACTGtcagaatgagagagagagagagagagtttcataaaagaaaaaaacaagacaTGACTGCTACTGCTTCATGTGTCGAGCCAGCAGCCTCcgattctctctctcttccccaACCACACTGTGACTCACTCACTCAGTTCTTATCGGAACCTTTCTTTTTCTGTTATGTTctttgttgtttattttctgCTTCataaaaattctattaatatttaatgacgatatttaattttaaaaatcataaaaattatataattttaaagaattacACAAAAGACAATACAGAAAATAcaataaagaaatcaaattacTTATCGTGTGCGCTTCACATTTCTCCAGAAATTCCCCCAGTGAGCCATCTCTGATCTTGTCTcccctcttttttttctcaacaGTAATTTATGGTTAGTTTGATTGGagaaaaaatgtaaagaaagaaaatacaaaaacaagttGTTTTTATagatatcattaattaattttcttgacAGAAAAATCCTGTGCCACCATTTAAATCTTCGCCAACAAACTAAATGATTAGTCACATGTTAGTATAGtgatgataaatttaaattaaatcgtttgaatattaatattatttgagtttgatttttgatgtaattttttttgtcagatAGTCCTCGTGAAATTCTCTTACCATAATGATTCAAATGTTACTACTTTTAATGGAACTAGCATACTCTGATGCTTGAAATTAATTCATCCAATCATTCAAATTCATTATGCCACGTAGTAGTAGCACCTTATGCAAGATTCAACGAAATTATGTCAACTATTGAGTCAATTAAGAAAGGCGGATTACGTGTTTGCCTGGCAAAcactcaaattttatttttattaaaatactacatatttaaagtaaaatttgttgtttaaattaatttaaacatatcaaatcatgtttttcttttatatataaaatatttattaactttacgAATGAATATTACTTATACTATGTtctattctttttaattatgcttttttatttataaaacttaaattttaagtttttactcaaggtattatttgataaagtcataaaagagaaataggatgaagaaaaaagaaatatgtgaaaaataaaaaataagtatatttgatagagagaaaatgaaagaagataaataaaaacatgtgaGATTCACTtgctattgttatttttattttatttctcatttgTTCTCATTTACATATTTACTTCTTCCATTCTTAATTATGagataattttcaaaaatttatttgtctctttttgtaaaaaaaaaaattcatttctagatgcattaattattttttctatatatctttacttaattattttctctccaCACATTAATGAAAAACCATCAAGTGAATAAAGAGATAAGAAAATGGTAATTTTGAAATGatgatataaataaatgataaatttaacacCATGGACTAAACTAAGTACTTTTCTTAATAGGCATGAATTAATTGAAATGATCTTATAAACAGGGATGGAAGAAgtatctttttcttatttttcttaaatcaagcattttatttttactttatttctcatctatttttatttacaaccCCTCTTCGATTTCACTTTATTGGTCATCTTAATCAtgtttagtatttttaattatttttatcgaCCAACAAGTCGTTAGTCGTAGCGATACTAGTTTTGGTCCTCTTAAGTAATGTCTTAGAATTCAAAtcttgtagaaaaaaaaaagtaattggtAGAGAAGACTctactaaaaaaatcaatgtggacaaatattatttattaacaatttagtaGACACTCAATACCAATTACATGCTGatccaaaaaatttaattttattaaatttaatgcaTGCACATTTTTAATCTTACCCTTTGCATTACATgagatttttacaaaatttggaagtatgattttattgttttaaaaacgtAAGTATATAATACTGTATTTCCCAtggtattaattaatataagggggataacttattattattaaaaaatttaatagcaTCATTTGATTGCACTAGTTTTAGTTAAAGAGTAAATATTTTTCCGAATTACCATTCCTTCAAAGTTGATATCAAGACATCAGAAATAAAATtccaaataaaagataatttgaaaataatctcattaaataagataaaataaatttaattagttagaaatttatttatatttagtacTAACACAAAAATTTTGTTTAGTTATACTCGAGACCAAATGaagtatattataaattaaagttGACATTATTATTCATTCTGTTATAAATGATTATAAGTCTAAATTACACTAATCATCCCTAAGATTTCATAAAATCCACAAACTTTCCTTATTTTTGTAACATTTG
Above is a window of Glycine soja cultivar W05 chromosome 12, ASM419377v2, whole genome shotgun sequence DNA encoding:
- the LOC114379870 gene encoding zinc finger protein BALDIBIS-like, translated to MMSEETFSVPPNSTIRATSLVHHVHVQPPSPNPNSNPAKRRRSLPGTPDPDAEVVALSPKSLMATNRFLCEVCNKGFQRDQNLQLHRRGHNLPWKLKKRTNNDQVRKKVYVCPEKSCVYHDPSRALGDLTGIKKHYSRKHGEKKWKCDKCSKKYAVQSDWKAHSKICGTREYKCDCGTLFSRKDSFITHRAFCDALAEESARVTTIPAALSNLRSDHHHHLTNAQASRIPQIFSGFHSSDQFGGGSSEALLANHHYQQKLRLPLWLDHHQVNNPQVLHHTLDNFSTEPSAFTSGTNSVPHDLVQTMDMFGPQTQFVNYRYPEASFGGGNANLSVLPPHGLKQEQEENKQHLSHSGASSNNLYLSNSIQNPPHHHYMSATTLLQKAVQMGSTRISDNVFGSIVGTTNRNNNNNNNTNLEVQKLNELVSVEAGCNNNLGGGGDGYLLNDSFGVVNGTNKGLEHMVMPVDEETQQESIVGNSLCSNNKNQLGLTRDFLGVGDNNNNLDPIRRPFFQQDLVEFNAMGSASASVMNLQSQYGGHYC